A genomic stretch from Candidatus Hydrogenisulfobacillus filiaventi includes:
- a CDS encoding protein of unknown function (Evidence 5 : Unknown function) gives MPPVEVITMGAPVIPSRTYQESLTDILDSIALKRRPWPPSSMRNGKRFRRLPIKAG, from the coding sequence ATGCCGCCAGTGGAGGTGATTACCATGGGGGCCCCGGTCATTCCCAGCCGGACCTACCAGGAGTCCCTGACCGATATCCTGGATTCCATCGCCCTGAAGAGGCGTCCCTGGCCACCTTCCTCAATGCGGAACGGGAAAAGATTCAGGCGGTTGCCAATCAAAGCGGGATGA
- a CDS encoding protein of unknown function (Evidence 5 : Unknown function) encodes MSPAQLVQFQESVTHVLQTGIKWQMLLQFKLEAVARLAAQSPPSGSGSSSGSSGGGAGRSSGSPGTGTAGIVGSPFLR; translated from the coding sequence ATGAGCCCCGCCCAGCTGGTGCAGTTCCAGGAAAGCGTCACCCACGTCCTGCAGACGGGTATCAAGTGGCAGATGCTGCTGCAGTTCAAACTGGAGGCGGTAGCCCGCCTGGCCGCCCAGTCCCCACCCTCCGGCAGCGGAAGCTCCTCCGGCAGTTCCGGCGGCGGCGCCGGCAGGTCCTCCGGCTCCCCCGGGACCGGGACGGCCGGCATCGTCGGCAGCCCCTTCCTCCGCTAA
- a CDS encoding conserved protein of unknown function (Evidence 4 : Unknown function but conserved in other organisms), producing the protein MRSAWSLERVVALLRMTLGSVLGIVGFGTLSLALMPFNGGGLLLGLGELAVGTFLALGVLSPLRLRSGQKPL; encoded by the coding sequence ATGAGGAGCGCCTGGTCGCTGGAACGGGTGGTGGCCCTGCTGCGGATGACGCTCGGCAGCGTGCTCGGCATCGTCGGATTCGGCACCCTGAGCCTGGCGTTGATGCCCTTCAACGGCGGCGGGCTGCTGTTAGGGCTGGGGGAGCTGGCGGTAGGCACCTTCCTGGCCCTAGGGGTCCTCTCCCCCCTCCGCCTCCGGAGCGGGCAGAAGCCCCTCTAA
- a CDS encoding Cytochrome B6 has protein sequence MAAARYDDMVHDYRLVPEDFVKHLMSTLAIVSVVVLVAALLFGVPEKKPLTIKDYATANPITFEQVAVNNLNGQGRIANYGPPYNHGTGNVESGLQKLSGIWHPINAAQDFILKPLAMAESLDPAIKPALTRYEHASHATQLMWADNYTKALTKARYVNGTVVVPPGNYGPVQTLMNATLKLGQSGLMSGALIRNPNVVTRFNNQNYLLFLQGTPLHQAAAPLQMKGTQWGIIHPAVPGYPGPWWMTIPTWIYQWPFVANSPANDAIALSIGMLVWLLLALIPWIPGLNKLPRYLGVYKLIWAGYYRAHRYEGALPKQGVGSR, from the coding sequence ATGGCGGCCGCACGTTACGACGACATGGTCCATGACTACCGGCTGGTGCCCGAGGACTTCGTCAAGCACCTGATGTCCACCCTGGCCATTGTGTCGGTGGTGGTGCTGGTGGCGGCCCTCCTCTTCGGGGTGCCGGAGAAGAAGCCCTTGACCATCAAGGACTACGCCACCGCCAACCCCATCACCTTTGAACAGGTGGCGGTCAACAACCTGAACGGCCAGGGCCGCATCGCCAACTACGGACCGCCGTACAACCACGGCACCGGCAATGTGGAGTCCGGGCTCCAGAAGCTTTCCGGCATTTGGCACCCCATCAACGCCGCTCAGGACTTCATCCTGAAGCCGCTGGCCATGGCGGAGTCGCTGGACCCGGCCATCAAGCCGGCCCTGACCCGGTATGAGCACGCCAGCCACGCCACCCAGCTGATGTGGGCTGACAACTACACCAAGGCCCTGACCAAGGCCCGTTACGTCAACGGCACGGTGGTGGTGCCGCCCGGCAACTACGGTCCGGTGCAGACCCTCATGAACGCCACCCTCAAGCTGGGTCAGAGCGGACTCATGTCCGGCGCCCTCATCCGCAACCCCAACGTGGTGACCCGCTTCAACAACCAGAACTACCTGCTGTTCCTGCAGGGCACCCCGCTGCATCAGGCGGCTGCGCCCCTGCAGATGAAGGGGACCCAGTGGGGCATCATCCACCCGGCGGTGCCCGGCTACCCCGGCCCGTGGTGGATGACCATCCCGACCTGGATTTACCAGTGGCCGTTCGTGGCCAACTCGCCGGCCAACGACGCCATCGCCCTCAGTATCGGGATGCTGGTCTGGTTGCTGCTGGCCCTCATCCCCTGGATCCCGGGCCTCAACAAGCTGCCGCGCTACCTGGGCGTCTACAAGCTCATCTGGGCCGGCTACTACCGGGCCCACCGCTATGAGGGCGCCCTGCCCAAGCAGGGGGTGGGTTCGCGATGA
- a CDS encoding conserved membrane protein of unknown function (Evidence 4 : Unknown function but conserved in other organisms), whose amino-acid sequence MANWTTASRKHFAELMSVDTWLPEKMPEYAQGFMYMLGSLTASSFVVLVISGIILAANGPASWSYNGLMRFAAAVHFWAVQAFFFFMMLHLWRVFFTGAWRGGRGGTWFLGALAMFIAIPTAFTGYLINGDFFSQWNAVQAKDGLNALGLGWVNLPNAGQMFGNHVVVLPLILGAIIFAHIARVRLKSVVPPYPLESEQGVKVKKEA is encoded by the coding sequence GTGGCTAACTGGACGACGGCCTCACGCAAGCACTTCGCGGAGCTGATGTCGGTGGACACCTGGCTCCCGGAGAAAATGCCGGAGTACGCCCAGGGCTTCATGTACATGCTGGGTTCGCTCACGGCCTCCAGCTTCGTGGTGCTGGTAATTTCGGGCATCATCCTGGCCGCCAACGGGCCGGCCAGCTGGTCCTACAACGGGCTGATGCGCTTCGCGGCCGCGGTGCACTTCTGGGCCGTGCAGGCGTTCTTCTTCTTCATGATGCTGCACCTCTGGCGGGTCTTCTTCACCGGCGCCTGGCGGGGCGGCCGGGGCGGCACCTGGTTCCTGGGTGCTCTGGCGATGTTCATTGCTATCCCCACCGCTTTCACCGGGTACCTGATCAACGGCGACTTCTTCTCGCAGTGGAATGCGGTGCAGGCCAAGGACGGCCTCAACGCCCTGGGCCTCGGCTGGGTCAACCTGCCTAACGCCGGCCAGATGTTCGGCAACCATGTGGTGGTCCTGCCCCTCATCCTGGGCGCCATCATCTTCGCCCACATCGCCCGCGTGCGCCTGAAGAGCGTGGTGCCGCCCTACCCGCTGGAGTCCGAGCAGGGCGTCAAGGTCAAGAAGGAGGCGTAA
- a CDS encoding protein of unknown function (Evidence 5 : Unknown function): MGPAGRRAIRGTAVGRRTPDGRPGTAQVCAQGRSLGHAHGPLFYNVSSSNVRSVIRQQGVVKQGTAGVPAPAGAGRGPDLNRQAKGGRPVTPGSGNYIVEGLFLLTFIVGLILQARHKV; the protein is encoded by the coding sequence TTGGGCCCGGCCGGCCGCCGGGCCATCCGGGGCACGGCGGTAGGGCGGCGCACCCCAGATGGACGGCCGGGGACCGCCCAAGTTTGCGCCCAAGGACGCAGCCTGGGCCACGCCCATGGTCCATTGTTCTACAACGTGTCGAGTTCTAACGTGAGAAGCGTCATCAGACAACAAGGTGTCGTGAAGCAAGGGACGGCAGGTGTCCCGGCGCCGGCTGGCGCCGGACGCGGTCCGGACCTCAACCGGCAAGCAAAGGGGGGACGTCCCGTGACGCCGGGTTCCGGCAACTACATCGTGGAAGGACTCTTCCTGCTGACGTTCATCGTTGGGCTTATCCTCCAGGCACGTCATAAGGTCTAG
- the tilS gene encoding tRNA(Ile)-lysidine synthase has product MPEGTAVDSLEEAVAAFAARRGLWRPGDRLLVAVSGGGDSMALWAVLSALAGPEQLALLPVHVDHGLRPGSAREAETLRGWFRDRWGRELEVLRAAVQPAPGESLEMAARRVRYALLRTRARAWGPDTLIALGHQQDDQAETVLMRVLTGTGITGLAAMRPRQGLLVRPLLGTGRATLRDYLRRQDIPWLEDPTNADPAMLRNRIRHQLLPLIRSAVNPAAVRALAGLADRSAEVADWLEMEAARWLEAHARRRGPDRELDAGFRTLPPALQTAVLLRLARELGLTLQQPQVEGARTGGVNWPRGWRVQPGPDGTLRVRAPAPLPSWDREPPRPLAPGSWPADGGRLLVRQLMPGEEPATGETVLDPGHWMDLGWRFWRPGDRLAAPGLGGHHKKLQDLFTEHRIPPPLRRRWPLVVAREAGGREVVLAVPGLATAAGAAPAPGCGRLGVRFLPPSVSEEPPEGSPAGPRVV; this is encoded by the coding sequence ATGCCGGAGGGGACGGCGGTGGACAGTCTGGAGGAGGCGGTGGCCGCGTTTGCCGCCCGGCGCGGCCTCTGGCGGCCCGGGGATCGCCTGCTGGTGGCGGTATCGGGCGGCGGCGATTCCATGGCCTTGTGGGCGGTGCTAAGCGCGCTGGCCGGCCCGGAGCAGCTGGCCCTGCTCCCCGTGCACGTCGATCATGGCCTGCGGCCGGGGTCCGCCAGGGAAGCGGAAACCCTGCGCGGCTGGTTCCGCGACCGCTGGGGACGGGAGCTGGAGGTGCTGCGGGCGGCGGTGCAGCCGGCGCCGGGCGAGAGCCTGGAGATGGCGGCCCGGAGGGTCCGCTACGCCCTCCTGCGCACCCGGGCCCGCGCCTGGGGGCCGGATACCCTCATCGCCCTCGGCCACCAGCAGGACGACCAGGCGGAGACGGTGCTGATGCGGGTGCTGACCGGCACCGGGATAACCGGCCTGGCCGCCATGCGTCCGCGGCAGGGCCTGCTGGTGCGGCCGCTCCTGGGGACGGGGCGGGCGACGTTGCGCGACTACCTCCGGCGGCAGGACATCCCCTGGCTCGAGGACCCCACCAACGCCGATCCGGCCATGTTGCGCAACCGCATCCGCCATCAGCTGCTGCCGCTGATCCGCTCCGCGGTCAATCCGGCCGCTGTCCGGGCCCTGGCCGGACTGGCGGATCGGAGTGCGGAGGTCGCCGACTGGCTGGAGATGGAGGCCGCACGCTGGCTGGAGGCCCATGCCCGGCGCCGGGGACCGGACCGGGAACTGGATGCCGGTTTCCGGACCTTGCCCCCGGCCCTGCAGACGGCGGTGCTGTTGCGGCTGGCGCGGGAGCTGGGCCTCACGCTGCAGCAGCCGCAGGTGGAAGGCGCACGGACCGGCGGGGTCAACTGGCCCCGGGGCTGGCGCGTGCAGCCGGGCCCGGACGGGACCCTGCGGGTCCGGGCTCCGGCCCCGCTGCCCTCCTGGGACCGCGAGCCGCCCCGTCCTCTGGCTCCCGGAAGCTGGCCGGCCGACGGCGGCCGCCTGCTCGTGCGGCAGTTGATGCCGGGAGAGGAGCCGGCAACGGGGGAGACGGTGCTGGATCCCGGGCACTGGATGGATTTAGGGTGGCGCTTCTGGCGGCCCGGGGACCGGCTGGCCGCCCCGGGCCTGGGCGGCCACCACAAGAAGCTGCAGGACCTCTTTACCGAGCACCGGATCCCGCCGCCCTTGCGCCGGCGCTGGCCCCTGGTGGTGGCCCGGGAGGCTGGCGGCAGGGAGGTGGTGCTGGCCGTGCCGGGTCTCGCGACGGCGGCCGGCGCGGCACCTGCCCCCGGCTGCGGGCGGCTGGGGGTCCGCTTCCTGCCCCCGTCAGTGTCGGAGGAGCCCCCCGAAGGCTCCCCGGCCGGGCCACGCGTGGTCTAA
- a CDS encoding protein of unknown function (Evidence 5 : Unknown function), with translation MGRFETTFAPFVAFGSRTLALREPPAAGTDVAVLQSLLNRAAGLLESCHSPGPGEVAVTGVYLEETAAAVAWLQAYFRLPPTGVVEAATYLCLGQAVRLPAVRGPVFGSRPLRPGDRGADVAVLQNRLHCTPVRGLLTLPASGFLDAATWKALTAFLGERPGERGLDGAAYDALWTGTGAGGRVLFVGHAGLDVAWMQHRLRAAGYYPGPLHGFFDLATERAVRALQATEGILADGVVGPETYWALGRAGA, from the coding sequence ATGGGCCGCTTCGAAACGACCTTTGCCCCGTTTGTGGCTTTCGGCTCCCGCACCCTGGCCCTGCGGGAGCCGCCGGCGGCGGGGACGGACGTGGCGGTGCTGCAGTCCCTCCTGAACCGGGCGGCCGGCCTGCTGGAGTCCTGCCACAGCCCGGGGCCGGGGGAGGTCGCCGTCACTGGCGTGTATCTGGAGGAAACGGCCGCGGCGGTAGCCTGGTTGCAGGCGTATTTCCGTCTGCCGCCCACCGGGGTGGTGGAGGCGGCCACCTATTTGTGCCTGGGGCAGGCGGTGCGTCTGCCGGCGGTGCGCGGGCCTGTCTTCGGGAGCCGGCCCCTCCGGCCCGGCGACCGGGGGGCGGATGTGGCGGTGCTGCAGAACCGGCTGCACTGCACGCCCGTCCGTGGCCTCCTGACCCTGCCCGCCAGCGGCTTCCTGGATGCAGCCACCTGGAAGGCGCTGACCGCCTTCCTGGGTGAACGGCCGGGGGAGCGGGGTCTGGACGGGGCGGCGTATGACGCCTTATGGACCGGCACCGGAGCCGGCGGGCGGGTCCTGTTCGTGGGCCATGCCGGACTGGATGTGGCCTGGATGCAACACCGCCTGCGGGCGGCGGGCTACTATCCCGGCCCGCTGCACGGGTTCTTCGACCTGGCAACCGAACGGGCGGTACGGGCCCTGCAGGCCACCGAGGGGATCCTGGCCGACGGGGTGGTGGGCCCGGAGACCTACTGGGCGCTGGGCCGGGCGGGAGCGTGA
- a CDS encoding exported protein of unknown function (Evidence 5 : Unknown function), with translation MGRRRWCAVLAACALAGLGAAPGRGARHSSPVPAPVAGDEPALIAGTCRLGSVLLVAPHVDPGRHRPKVRAVLRVDNGPPEPVRGPVRALPGLPPGSHTVELALEDIGGRPLTEAGTRCRFTVSLPAPRTVNPAPRLEAVTAQARPGGVTVRIAVEHFRFPGSPARRTPVLTGYLWAFADGRPAGVYATPRFRLALPPGPHQLTVGLYDTEDILAGPPAVVLRTLTVTVPGA, from the coding sequence ATGGGCCGACGCAGGTGGTGCGCGGTCCTGGCGGCATGCGCCCTGGCGGGGCTGGGCGCCGCGCCGGGCCGGGGAGCCCGGCATTCATCCCCGGTCCCGGCCCCGGTGGCGGGGGACGAACCGGCCTTGATCGCCGGCACCTGCCGCCTGGGCAGCGTGCTGCTGGTGGCGCCCCATGTCGATCCCGGCCGGCACCGCCCGAAGGTGCGGGCGGTCCTGCGGGTGGATAACGGGCCGCCGGAGCCGGTGCGGGGGCCCGTCCGGGCACTGCCCGGCCTCCCCCCGGGTTCCCATACGGTGGAACTGGCGTTGGAGGACATCGGAGGCCGGCCGCTCACCGAGGCCGGCACCCGCTGCCGGTTTACGGTGAGCCTGCCGGCGCCGCGCACGGTCAACCCCGCCCCGCGCCTGGAGGCCGTCACCGCGCAGGCCCGGCCCGGCGGGGTGACGGTGCGGATCGCGGTGGAGCATTTCCGCTTCCCGGGCAGTCCGGCCAGGCGAACGCCCGTCCTGACCGGCTACCTCTGGGCCTTCGCCGACGGGCGGCCGGCCGGGGTCTACGCGACGCCCCGCTTCCGGCTGGCCCTGCCGCCGGGGCCCCACCAGCTGACGGTGGGTCTCTACGATACCGAGGACATCCTGGCCGGTCCGCCGGCCGTGGTGCTGCGTACCCTGACAGTCACGGTGCCGGGGGCCTGA
- a CDS encoding protein of unknown function (Evidence 5 : Unknown function), which yields MVHIRPNAGHQLVAAPARNRRLSGAPC from the coding sequence GTGGTGCACATCCGGCCCAACGCCGGGCATCAGCTCGTGGCGGCGCCCGCGCGCAACCGGCGCCTCAGCGGGGCGCCTTGCTGA
- a CDS encoding Phenylacetate-CoA oxygenase, PaaJ subunit yields the protein MGRLPNPRRSGQEVEKAVWQALETVSDPEMPGVSIVALGMVESVRCRGTRVRVTLLPTYAACAGQAIMRQRAIAAIRRATNLEDVDVSWSLEALWSAEKVTPEGWRHLLNLGIGQTLNTPAEGQDVVACPYCGSTDTVLQSRFGPAACRSVYYCRHCRNPFEGLVNITRFFPAPATAGE from the coding sequence GTGGGACGGCTCCCGAATCCGCGGCGTAGCGGCCAAGAGGTGGAAAAGGCGGTCTGGCAGGCATTGGAGACGGTCAGCGATCCCGAAATGCCGGGGGTGAGCATTGTGGCCCTCGGCATGGTGGAGTCGGTCCGCTGCCGGGGGACGCGGGTGCGGGTCACCCTGCTGCCCACCTATGCCGCCTGCGCCGGCCAGGCTATCATGCGCCAGCGGGCGATTGCCGCCATCCGCCGCGCCACCAACCTGGAGGACGTTGATGTCAGCTGGTCGCTGGAGGCGTTGTGGTCGGCGGAGAAGGTGACCCCCGAGGGCTGGCGTCATCTCCTCAACCTGGGCATCGGCCAGACCTTGAATACCCCGGCCGAGGGCCAGGACGTCGTGGCCTGCCCCTACTGCGGGTCCACCGACACGGTGCTGCAGAGCCGGTTCGGCCCGGCTGCCTGCCGGTCGGTCTACTATTGCCGTCATTGCCGCAATCCCTTTGAAGGGCTGGTCAACATCACCCGCTTCTTCCCGGCCCCGGCTACCGCCGGCGAGTAG
- a CDS encoding Phenylacetate-CoA oxygenase, PaaI subunit: MANDRSLEFHAALVDLLYQIADDLLVLGVRDSQWLGLAPFLDEDVALATMGQNEFGYAAAFYRLLGELGERDPDRLAQMRGAGERRNARLVEWPNGLEGAPPYNWPLTVVRHYVFDVFNLGRLEALEHSAYRPLAETAARLAHEQYYFSRHYEQWVRRLAADGAAARGALARAVEVLQPLLADLFSWGEGAEALRDSGAVPALDQPRRLWEQRVGALAAATGLALTAPGPVDPLADGRRGFHTIYLDEVLTALNRVPLPAR; encoded by the coding sequence ATGGCGAACGACCGCTCGCTGGAGTTTCATGCCGCGCTGGTGGACCTCCTCTACCAGATAGCGGACGACCTCCTGGTACTGGGGGTGCGCGACAGCCAGTGGCTAGGCCTGGCTCCCTTCCTGGATGAGGATGTGGCCCTGGCCACCATGGGCCAGAACGAGTTCGGCTATGCGGCCGCTTTCTACCGCCTGCTGGGCGAGCTGGGCGAAAGGGACCCCGACCGTCTCGCCCAGATGCGCGGGGCAGGGGAGCGGCGTAACGCTCGGCTGGTGGAATGGCCCAACGGCCTGGAAGGGGCTCCCCCCTACAACTGGCCCTTGACGGTCGTCCGCCATTACGTGTTCGACGTATTCAACCTGGGCCGCCTGGAGGCGCTGGAGCACTCGGCTTACCGTCCCCTGGCGGAGACCGCTGCCCGCCTGGCCCACGAGCAGTATTACTTCAGCCGCCACTATGAGCAGTGGGTGCGGCGTCTGGCCGCGGACGGGGCGGCTGCCCGGGGGGCATTGGCCCGGGCGGTGGAGGTGCTGCAGCCCCTCCTGGCCGACCTGTTCTCCTGGGGTGAAGGGGCGGAGGCGTTGCGTGACTCCGGGGCAGTGCCCGCCCTGGACCAGCCCCGGCGGCTGTGGGAGCAACGGGTGGGGGCTCTGGCCGCGGCTACGGGCCTGGCCCTGACCGCCCCCGGTCCGGTTGATCCCCTGGCGGACGGCCGTCGGGGCTTCCACACCATCTATCTGGATGAAGTGCTCACGGCACTGAATCGGGTGCCGTTGCCGGCCCGCTAG
- the paaA gene encoding Phenylacetic acid degradation protein, which translates to MATDHGRVPGSGPWQTEDLRLAFEARIDRGEKVETGDWMPEEYRDEARRLVLMHAMSRLVEAMAEREWVAAAPSLEDRIAMVAMVRENLGYAEMVLRLAEDLLPEPVPEPGGLLAQLTAGRVRYQTVYGRPLTGWADVVVLLWLVSGAAVILHSGFVGSSYAPYARVLTRIVQSEEFHAQQGQTLAERWLNASLVNRGQLQEALNRWWEDLLLFFGPPEHWPGTHQLRALRYRLRTKSNEELRQRYLSVYVPRLRSLGLQPPDADLAFQPAARVWRYTAPDWGRLAAPPDQGPVLRRLALRRIGYESARDHLAGVGPARP; encoded by the coding sequence ATGGCGACAGACCACGGGAGGGTCCCGGGGTCGGGGCCCTGGCAGACGGAGGACCTCCGCCTGGCTTTTGAAGCCCGGATCGATCGTGGCGAGAAGGTCGAGACCGGGGATTGGATGCCGGAGGAGTATCGGGACGAGGCGCGGCGGCTGGTGCTGATGCACGCCATGAGCCGGTTGGTGGAGGCCATGGCCGAACGGGAATGGGTAGCGGCGGCCCCCTCGCTGGAGGATCGCATCGCCATGGTGGCGATGGTGCGGGAGAACCTGGGCTACGCGGAGATGGTGCTGCGCCTGGCAGAGGACCTGCTGCCGGAGCCGGTGCCGGAACCGGGGGGCCTGCTGGCGCAGCTGACGGCGGGCCGGGTCCGCTACCAGACGGTGTACGGGCGGCCCCTCACGGGCTGGGCCGACGTAGTGGTGCTGCTGTGGCTGGTCAGCGGCGCGGCGGTTATCCTCCACAGCGGCTTCGTGGGGTCCTCCTATGCCCCTTATGCCCGTGTACTGACCCGCATTGTGCAGAGCGAGGAGTTCCATGCCCAGCAGGGTCAGACCTTGGCCGAACGCTGGCTCAACGCCAGCCTCGTCAACCGCGGCCAGCTGCAGGAGGCCCTCAACCGCTGGTGGGAGGACCTGCTGCTCTTTTTTGGACCGCCGGAACACTGGCCCGGTACCCATCAGCTGCGGGCGCTCCGCTACCGCCTGCGCACCAAGTCCAACGAGGAACTGCGGCAGCGGTACCTGAGCGTCTACGTCCCCCGCCTGCGCAGCCTGGGCCTGCAGCCCCCGGACGCGGACCTGGCCTTCCAGCCGGCAGCGCGGGTGTGGCGTTACACCGCCCCCGACTGGGGGCGTCTGGCCGCGCCCCCGGACCAGGGGCCCGTCCTGCGCCGGCTGGCGTTGCGCCGCATCGGCTACGAAAGTGCCCGCGATCATCTGGCCGGCGTCGGCCCGGCACGTCCCTAG
- a CDS encoding protein of unknown function (Evidence 5 : Unknown function) — MPGWGTSYTIECTEGKHPTVARTCTAARAAPEGVRDGDRPREGPGVGALADGGPPPGF, encoded by the coding sequence TTGCCCGGGTGGGGGACTTCTTACACCATTGAGTGTACAGAAGGGAAACACCCGACGGTCGCAAGGACCTGTACGGCCGCCCGGGCGGCGCCGGAGGGAGTGCGCGATGGCGACAGACCACGGGAGGGTCCCGGGGTCGGGGCCCTGGCAGACGGAGGACCTCCGCCTGGCTTTTGA